A genomic window from Pygocentrus nattereri isolate fPygNat1 chromosome 22, fPygNat1.pri, whole genome shotgun sequence includes:
- the LOC108443444 gene encoding scavenger receptor cysteine-rich type 1 protein M130-like isoform X2: MAGVRLVDGDDQCYGTPEILHDGQWESASSKTFDIRAAMVVCRELDCGNAVKVDARSQARTRARTETGVMLDCTGQESSVSQCIKERVNIDFDLLNIRTAVVCSDSVRLVDGAGLCSGRVEVKYHQSWTTVCEADFDWKDAEVVCRELGCGRPLTLQGALFGEGEHPFGTKEFQCKGTENRLLTCRTSNREENTCTRGKPVGLTCSGPDDVKLVDGSGHCAGTVEMFHSGKWSRVRTEMWSLRDAAVVCRQLDCGSAVAAEQTEVLTNDTEWSVLTACEGSEPALRECSIFVFVPAKIVATVTCSDSVRLVDGAGLCSGRVEVKSHQSWTRVCEADFDWQDAEVVCRELNCGTLLTLQGALFGDRKLPFGTKEFQCKGTENRLLTCRTSAREKHACTRGKAAGLTCSEPHEVRLVGGSSRCDGTVEVFLSGKWRNVTGLRWEKTEATVVCRQLDCGSAVVATIGLKATNKTAQVAWIKCKQSESLLRECTVLRVSSVGFDAEVTCSGVLVQPTISLSTFMRVSRGLQRSEVFRGHSFTITCSTQPQYPGGSFHLKLPWNNRSHTQTAVNHSASFLFPAADDSHQGNYSCVYENEVNLMQTQLLDEWAMYSSMITHNFSSESDHLSITVNDSPLPAIITRILLVSLLTSVTYSSIFLIFKKCGHFFIRRTSEGQF, encoded by the exons ATGGCTGGGGTCAGACTGGTGGATGGTGACGATCAATGCTATGGCACACCAGAGATCCTTCATGACGGACAATGGGAAAGTGCAAGCAGCAAGACCTTTGACATCAGAGCTGCTATGGTTGTGTGTAGAGAGCTGGACTGTGGGAATGCTGTCAAAGTTGATGCTAGAAGTCAGGCCAGAACAAGAGCAAGAACAGAAACGGGAGTCATGCTTGACTGTACTGGGCAAGAGTCATCTGTTTCACAGTGCATCAAAGAAAGAGTTAACATTGATTTCGATCTTCTCAACATCAGAACAGCTGTCGTTTGCTCAG ACTCTGTGAGGCTGGTGGATGGAGCTGGACTctgctctgggagagtggaggtgaaATACCATCAGTCTTGGACCACAGTATGTGAGGCTGACTTTGACTGGAAGGATGCAGAGGTGGTCTGTAGAGAACTGGGCTGTGGACGTCCACTAACTCTACAGGGGGCGCTCTTTGGAGAAGGTGAACACCCATTTGGGACTAAAGAGTTCCAGTGTAAAGGCACAGAGAACCGTCTCCTTACCTGTAGAACCTCAAACAGAGAGGAGAACACCTGCACACGTGGCAAACCTGTGGGACTCACCTGTTCAG GACCAGATGATGTGAAGCTGGTGGATGGGAGCGGTCACTGTGCTGGGACAGTGGAGATGTTTCACAGTGGAAAGTGGAGCAGAGTGAGAACAGAAATGTGGTCCCTGAGAGATGCTGCTGTGGTGTGCAGGCAGCTGGACTGTGGCTCTGCTGTTGCAGCTGAGCAGACAGAGGTTTTAACCAATGATACTGAATGGAGTGTTCTGACTGCCTGTGAGGGATCTGAACCTGCGCTGAGGGAAtgctccatttttgtttttgtgccaGCTAAGATTGTTGCCACGGTGACCTGTTCAg ACTCTGTGAGGCTTGTGGATGGAGCTGGACTctgctctgggagagtggaggtgaaGTCCCATCAGTCCTGGACCAGAGTATGTGAGGCTGACTTTGACTGGCAGGATGCAGAGGTGGTCTGTAGGGAGCTGAACTGTGGGACTCTGCTAACTCTACAGGGGGCGCTCTTTGGAGATAGGAAACTCCCATTTGGGACCAAAGAGTTCCAGTGTAAAGGTACAGAGAACCGTCTCCTCACCTGTAGAACCTCAGCCAGAGAGAAGCACGCCTGCACACGTGGCAAAGCTGCGGGACTCACCTGTTCAG AACCTCATGAAGTGAGACTGGTCGGTGGGAGCAGTCGCTGTGATGGGACAGTGGAGGTGTTTCTTAGCGGAAAGTGGAGAAACGTAACAGGACTTAGATGGGAAAAGACAGAGGCCACTGTGGTGTGTAGACAGCTGGACTGTGGCTCTGCAGTTGTAGCAACAATAGGACTGAAAGCTACAAACAAGACTGCGCAGGTTGCTTGGATTAAGTGTAAGCAATCTGAATCTTTACTGCGGGAATGCACAGTTCTGAGGGTTTCATCTGTTGGATTTGATGCTGAAGTGACCTGTTCAG GTGTCCTGGTGCAGCCCACCATATCTCTATCTACTTTCATGAGAGTGTCCCGGGGTCTCCAAAGGTCCGAGGTGTTCAGGGGCCACAGCTTCACCATCACCTGCTCCACTCAGCCGCAGTACCCAGGAGGCTCCTTCCACCTGAAACTGCCTTGGAACAACAGAAGCCACACCCAGACAGCTGTCAATCACTCAGCCTCCTTCCTCTTTCCTGCTGCAGATGATTCCCACCAGGGGAACTACAGCTGTGTCTATGAGAATGAAGTAAATTTAATGCAAACACAACTTCTAGATGAATGGGCGATGTATTCGTCAATGATTACCCATAATTTCTCATCTGAGAGTGATCACCTCTCCATCACTGTCAACG ATTCGCCTCTGCCTGCAATCATCACCAGAATTCTGCTCGTGTCATTACTGACGTCAGTAACCTATTCGTCTATCTTTCTGATCTTCAAGAAGTGTGGCCATTTCTTCATTAGAAGGACATCAG aAGGACAGTTTTAA
- the LOC108443444 gene encoding scavenger receptor cysteine-rich type 1 protein M130-like isoform X1 — translation MMELRPLAAALPAVILLVISSTAEMAGVRLVDGDDQCYGTPEILHDGQWESASSKTFDIRAAMVVCRELDCGNAVKVDARSQARTRARTETGVMLDCTGQESSVSQCIKERVNIDFDLLNIRTAVVCSDSVRLVDGAGLCSGRVEVKYHQSWTTVCEADFDWKDAEVVCRELGCGRPLTLQGALFGEGEHPFGTKEFQCKGTENRLLTCRTSNREENTCTRGKPVGLTCSGPDDVKLVDGSGHCAGTVEMFHSGKWSRVRTEMWSLRDAAVVCRQLDCGSAVAAEQTEVLTNDTEWSVLTACEGSEPALRECSIFVFVPAKIVATVTCSDSVRLVDGAGLCSGRVEVKSHQSWTRVCEADFDWQDAEVVCRELNCGTLLTLQGALFGDRKLPFGTKEFQCKGTENRLLTCRTSAREKHACTRGKAAGLTCSEPHEVRLVGGSSRCDGTVEVFLSGKWRNVTGLRWEKTEATVVCRQLDCGSAVVATIGLKATNKTAQVAWIKCKQSESLLRECTVLRVSSVGFDAEVTCSGVLVQPTISLSTFMRVSRGLQRSEVFRGHSFTITCSTQPQYPGGSFHLKLPWNNRSHTQTAVNHSASFLFPAADDSHQGNYSCVYENEVNLMQTQLLDEWAMYSSMITHNFSSESDHLSITVNDSPLPAIITRILLVSLLTSVTYSSIFLIFKKCGHFFIRRTSEGQF, via the exons ATGATGGAGCTCCGGCCTCTGGCAGCTGCGCTACCTGCTGTGATACTGTTGGTCATCTCCTCCACTGCAG AGATGGCTGGGGTCAGACTGGTGGATGGTGACGATCAATGCTATGGCACACCAGAGATCCTTCATGACGGACAATGGGAAAGTGCAAGCAGCAAGACCTTTGACATCAGAGCTGCTATGGTTGTGTGTAGAGAGCTGGACTGTGGGAATGCTGTCAAAGTTGATGCTAGAAGTCAGGCCAGAACAAGAGCAAGAACAGAAACGGGAGTCATGCTTGACTGTACTGGGCAAGAGTCATCTGTTTCACAGTGCATCAAAGAAAGAGTTAACATTGATTTCGATCTTCTCAACATCAGAACAGCTGTCGTTTGCTCAG ACTCTGTGAGGCTGGTGGATGGAGCTGGACTctgctctgggagagtggaggtgaaATACCATCAGTCTTGGACCACAGTATGTGAGGCTGACTTTGACTGGAAGGATGCAGAGGTGGTCTGTAGAGAACTGGGCTGTGGACGTCCACTAACTCTACAGGGGGCGCTCTTTGGAGAAGGTGAACACCCATTTGGGACTAAAGAGTTCCAGTGTAAAGGCACAGAGAACCGTCTCCTTACCTGTAGAACCTCAAACAGAGAGGAGAACACCTGCACACGTGGCAAACCTGTGGGACTCACCTGTTCAG GACCAGATGATGTGAAGCTGGTGGATGGGAGCGGTCACTGTGCTGGGACAGTGGAGATGTTTCACAGTGGAAAGTGGAGCAGAGTGAGAACAGAAATGTGGTCCCTGAGAGATGCTGCTGTGGTGTGCAGGCAGCTGGACTGTGGCTCTGCTGTTGCAGCTGAGCAGACAGAGGTTTTAACCAATGATACTGAATGGAGTGTTCTGACTGCCTGTGAGGGATCTGAACCTGCGCTGAGGGAAtgctccatttttgtttttgtgccaGCTAAGATTGTTGCCACGGTGACCTGTTCAg ACTCTGTGAGGCTTGTGGATGGAGCTGGACTctgctctgggagagtggaggtgaaGTCCCATCAGTCCTGGACCAGAGTATGTGAGGCTGACTTTGACTGGCAGGATGCAGAGGTGGTCTGTAGGGAGCTGAACTGTGGGACTCTGCTAACTCTACAGGGGGCGCTCTTTGGAGATAGGAAACTCCCATTTGGGACCAAAGAGTTCCAGTGTAAAGGTACAGAGAACCGTCTCCTCACCTGTAGAACCTCAGCCAGAGAGAAGCACGCCTGCACACGTGGCAAAGCTGCGGGACTCACCTGTTCAG AACCTCATGAAGTGAGACTGGTCGGTGGGAGCAGTCGCTGTGATGGGACAGTGGAGGTGTTTCTTAGCGGAAAGTGGAGAAACGTAACAGGACTTAGATGGGAAAAGACAGAGGCCACTGTGGTGTGTAGACAGCTGGACTGTGGCTCTGCAGTTGTAGCAACAATAGGACTGAAAGCTACAAACAAGACTGCGCAGGTTGCTTGGATTAAGTGTAAGCAATCTGAATCTTTACTGCGGGAATGCACAGTTCTGAGGGTTTCATCTGTTGGATTTGATGCTGAAGTGACCTGTTCAG GTGTCCTGGTGCAGCCCACCATATCTCTATCTACTTTCATGAGAGTGTCCCGGGGTCTCCAAAGGTCCGAGGTGTTCAGGGGCCACAGCTTCACCATCACCTGCTCCACTCAGCCGCAGTACCCAGGAGGCTCCTTCCACCTGAAACTGCCTTGGAACAACAGAAGCCACACCCAGACAGCTGTCAATCACTCAGCCTCCTTCCTCTTTCCTGCTGCAGATGATTCCCACCAGGGGAACTACAGCTGTGTCTATGAGAATGAAGTAAATTTAATGCAAACACAACTTCTAGATGAATGGGCGATGTATTCGTCAATGATTACCCATAATTTCTCATCTGAGAGTGATCACCTCTCCATCACTGTCAACG ATTCGCCTCTGCCTGCAATCATCACCAGAATTCTGCTCGTGTCATTACTGACGTCAGTAACCTATTCGTCTATCTTTCTGATCTTCAAGAAGTGTGGCCATTTCTTCATTAGAAGGACATCAG aAGGACAGTTTTAA